The nucleotide sequence TCTCTACATCGTGGGAACCGCATGGGAGGGACGGCTCAACGGACAGGTTGCCGACGCCGTCATGCAGCTCACGGCCGAGCCCATCTGCCTGGCAGCCTGTCTGCACAGGGACAATTACACCGCCGAGCTCCTGGCCAAGAGCAAGAAGTTCTCCGTCTCGGTGTTCAGCGAGGATGTTCCCCTCCCCTTCATCGGCAACTTCGGTTTTCGGAGCGGGCGCGAACACGACAAATACGCCAACTGCAAATACGAGATGGGGATGCTCGGGGTCCCGCTGGTGACGGACCATACGGTCGCGGTGGTGGAGGCGGAGCTCCTGGACGTCACGGACGTGCACACCCATCGCCTCTTCATCGGGACGGTCGTAAGCGCACGCCTGCTGAACGACAAGACTCCCTTGACCTACGCGAACTACCACAAGATCAAGAAGGGCAAGTCCCACGTCAACGCCCCTTCCGCGGTGTTCAACACCATCCGCTGACCCCCGTCCGAAGCCGTGAAGAGTCCCTCCCAGGGAGGAATTGCCTCCCAAGGTTTTGCCTCGCTCAAACCCTTCCTGGACGGGCTCTATTTTGCCTACAACCGCAGGGAGCTGGTCCGTCCGGACCCGCTCCTCTTCCTCTACGATTACGACGACCCTCTCGACCGCGAGGTCGTGGGACTCGTCGCCTCCTCCCTGGCCTACGGCCGCGTCGCGCAGATCCTGAAGAGCATCGCCCGGGTTCTGGCCCCGATGGGACCGCATCCCCATCGTTTTCTGCTCTCCTCCGGCCGGGCCCGCCTCCCCAAGGATTTCAGGCACCGCTTCACCACGGCCGGAGATATGGAGGGCCTGTTTCACGGCATCGGCCTGGCGCTGAAAACCTACGGAAGCCTGGAGGCCCTCCTCCTGCACTGTCTGGAGCGCAATAAAGGGATGCTCGACGCCCTGAACGCCTTCTCCGACGCGCTCGTTCCCAGACGGCGGGGCTTTCCGCTTCTGACCGCCCCAAGGGACGGAAGCGCCTGCAAACGCCTTTTCCTGTTCCTGAAGTGGATGGTGCGGAGCGACGACGTCGACCCCGGGGGCTGGCGGGTTTTGTCCCCCCGCGATCTCGTCATGCCCACCGACACGCACATCCACGCCATAGCGCTGAAACTGGGGCTGACGACCCGAAAAACGGCGAACCTGGACACCGCACTCGACATCACGAGGGCGTTCCGGGAGATCTCCCCCGACGACCCCACGCGGTACGATTTCGTCCTGAGCCGCTTCGGAATCCGTAACGGGCTGAGCACCGACACGCTTGCGGAACTGCTGCACGGCTGACTGTCCCCTGTCCTCCGTATCGGGCAGAGCCGCCTCACGATCTTGAAGTCCCGCCACGGCGCCGGAGGCCAATGGAGCCCGGCTGCTATATAATCTTTCCAGGGACTCCTTCTTGAATCTTTCAAATTTCTATCTTCCCTAAAGAACTCGGTTCCGAAAGGAGGCTTTCTGTATGACGGACGGAAATTTCCCGCTTATTTCGGACACTCTCGTGAGGGTAGGGGCGTCGCCGGGAGACAAGTCATCCGCAATCCGGGAGGTCGGTACGCTGCTGCTCCACGCCGGATACGTCGAAGCCCCCTATCTGGCGAGCATGGAGGGACGGGAGAGGGCCGCCGACACCTTTCTGGGCTCCGGAGTCGCCATCCCGCACGGAAAGGTGGAGGACAAGGGATACGTTTTGCACGACGGCATCGCGGTCCTTCAGATTCCCCAGGGGGTGGAGTGGAATCCCGGCCAGACTGCCCGGCTCGTCGTGGGCATCGCCGCCAGGTCCGACGGCCACCTGGACATACTGAAGCGGCTGACGCGGCTGATGCAGGAGGAGGGAACGATCGAACGCCTCTCGTCCACCGACGACGCGTCGATTATCGTCTCGGCCCTTATGCAGGAAAAAACGGGTGGAACCGGGGAGACCGCGGCGGAGGACCTGGAGGTCCGCGCCGAATGGGTGGTCGACTACCCCTCCGGCCTTCATGCTCGCCCCGCCTCTCTTTGGGTCAAGGCCGCCAAGTCCCTCGAGGGGCCGCTGAGGCTCCGCCGAGGCAGCGAGACCGCGGATCCACGCAACATGCTTGCCCTGCTGAGGCTCGGCATAAAGGCCGGAGAGACGATCGTGATCTCCGCCGGCGGGCCCAAGGCCGAGGAGTCGGTCCGCCGTCTCAAAGAGACGATGGCCGCCCTCTCCGCGCAGGAGAAGAGGGATTTCGAACGGGCCGCCCAAAAGGCCGAACCCGCGGCCCCCAAAGACGCATGGCTCCCCCCAAGCGGCAGCCCCGCTCTGAAGGGCGTCTCGGCGAGCCCCGGCATGGCGGTGGGGACGATTCTGAAGATCGGCGCCCGTGCAATCGAGGTGGAGGACGAGCCCGCCTCCCTGGAGGAATCCTCCCGTCTCCTCGATACGGCCATTGAGGAGGCGAAACGGCAGCTCGAGGACGTCATCGAGGAGACGCTCCGTCGTCTTGGGCAGAACGAGGCGGCCATTTTCAAGGCACACCTCGGCATCCTGGAGGATCCCAGACTTCTGACCCTGGCCTCCCGGACCGTCGTGGCCGGGCATGGTGCGGCCTGGGCCTGGCACCACGCCGTGGAAACCCTGGCCAACGAGCTCGCGGCAATCGACAACCAACTGCTGGCCGCCCGCGCCTCGGACATGAGGGATGTGGGACGCCGGGTTCTGAGGGCACTGCGCAAGGAGAAGGGGGACGAGCACGCAGAGGGCATGACCGGTCCGGATGGCTCTCCGATCATCGTGCTGGCCGAGGACCTGTCCCCCTCGGACACCGCCGGCCTGGACCGCGAACGCGTCACCGCCCTCGTCACCGCCCTCGGGGGCCCGACGTCGCACACTGCGATCATCGCACGGACCCTGGGGCTTCCGGCGATTGTCGCCCTGGGCCGCGACATTTTGAATCGGCAGGCCTCCACGGCGATCGTCGACGGCGATAGCGGCAGGGTCTGGCTGGATCCGACCGAAGAAGATCTCCAGGCGGCCCGGGATCGAATGCACGCCCTAAGGGAAAAGGAGGACGCTGAACGGGCCGCTCGGCTAGAGCCGGGAAGGACCACGGACGGACACGCCGTCACCATCGCGGCGAACGTCAACCGGCCGGATCAGGTTGCGGAAGCCCTCGACATGGGCTGTGAGGGCATCGGCCTGATGCGCACGGAATTTCTCTTCCTGGACCGAGACACGGCCCCCGACGAGGAGGAGCAGTACGGAACCTACCGCGCCATGCTGGATGCGCTGGGCGACAAACCGATCATCGTCCGCGCCCTCGACATCGGCGGGGACAAGCGGGTCCCTCACCTGAACCTGCCCCACGAGGAGAACCCATTCCTCGGAGTGCGTGGCATACGCCTGCTGCTCCGTCATCCGGAGCTTCTGCAGCCGCAGCTGCGCGCTCTCTACCGCGCCGCAAAGAAGGGCGGGAATCTGTCCGTGATGTTTCCCATGGTCGGGACCCTCGATGAGATACGCCGCTTCCGGACGGTCTGCGAGGAAGTGCGCGGCTCCTTGGACGCTCCGAGCATCCCCCTCGGCATCATGATCGAGGTCCCCGCCGCGGCCCTTCTGGCCGAGGAATACGCCCCCGAGGTCGATTTCTTCTCCATCGGAACCAACGACCTCACCCAGTACACCCTGGCCGTCGACCGCCAGAACCCCGAATTGGCCGTCTCGGCCGACGCCCTCCATCCCGCCGTCCTGCGACTTGTCAAAAGGACGGTCGATGGCGCCGATAAGCACGGCAGGTGGGTGGGCATCTGCGGCGGCATCGCCGGAGACCCGTTCGGGGCGTCGCTCCTGGTCGGGCTGGGTGTGACGGAGCTTTCGATGACCCCAAGGGACATTCCGGCCGTCAAGGCCCGCCTTCGCGCGAACAGTCTGGACAAGCTCAGAGAGCTGGCAGGACAGGCGCTCGCCCAGAGCACCGCCGAGGCCGTCCGCGCACTGGAGCGCGAGGTGCTGTCATGAGGATCGCGACCGTGACGATCAACCCCGCGATCGACATGACGATCGGCCTGGACGAACCGCTCGCAAGGGGGTCCGTAAACTTGGCCCGGTCCGTGACCGAGGCGGCGGGCGGCAAGGGGATCAACGTCGCCTCGTTCCTGGCCGATTGGGGTCTGCCCTCGTCCGTAACGGGGCTGCTGGGCTCCGACAACGTCAGGATATTCGAAGCTCTGTTCCAAAGCAAGGGGCTGGACGACCGCTTCGTAAGGGTGCCGGGCAAGACGCGTACCAACGTGAAGATCGTGGACGGCGACGAGACCACCGACGTGAACCTTCCCGGGCTCCGCGCGGACGAAGCTGCGCTTCATGGCCTGAAATCCGTCCTGTCGGATCTCGCCGGCAGCGGCCCCTGTATTTTCTGCCTCTCGGGCAGCATTCCCGGGGGCTGCGGGACGGAATTCTACGCGGAGCTGATCGCGGAGCTCCGGGAGAGCGGCTCCCGCGTGATGCTCGACACCAGCGGAGCGGCACTGAAGGCGGCTCTGGAGGCACCGGTCAAGCCTCTTTATGCCAAACCCAATCTTGACGAACTTTCGGTGTGGACCGGCCGGCCCATCCAAGCGGAGAGCGACCTCGTCCCCGTAGCCCAGGCGCTTCTGGCGGGGGGAATGGAACTGCTCGTGGTCTCGATGGGAGGCGACGGCGCGGCGTTTTTCTCCGGGGAGGGAGCGCTGCACGCCCGATCACGAGTGAATCGGCTCTCGAGCACTGTCGGAGCGGGCGATTCCATGGTCGCCGGCGTTGTCGCAGCCCTGGAGGAGAACGGGGACCTCGAACGCATCGCGCGCCTGAGCACCGCGTTCGCGGCGGCGCGGGTCGACGCCGATTTCACGGGGACCCTCCGGGATCATGGGGCCATCGAGACGATGGCCTCCTCCGTCGAGCTCAGGACGATAAAACGGTAAGGGAGTGAGGCATCGTGGACAAGACCAGGCTGTTCCTGATCATCAATGAAAGGGCCTCCGCGCTGAGGGGCATCCTCGCGGCCGAGGCCCTCAAGGACGCGGCGGAGCGGAGGGGAAGCGCGCTGGAGGCCGAGGTGAGGTCCAACGGCGAGACGCTCGTCTCCTTTGAGGGATCGCCCGGCCCCGAGGACCGCGTACTTCTCATCGGAAATCGGGACGACGCCGTCCCCGGGCAGGCGGAGATCCTCCCCGGCCTGAACCTGGATTCCGTGCTGGCCGACCCGTCGGCGGCCCTCGATCGGATTCTCGGAAGCGCCGTGCGGGCGCACTCTGCGGAGAAGAAAGCGGATCGGGAGCTCATCGTGGCGATCACCTCCTGTCCAACCGGCATCGCGCACACCTTCATGGCCGCCGAGGGACTGGAACGGGCGGCGGAGGCCATGGGATACACAATCCGCGTCGAGACCCAGGGTTCCGTAGGGGCCGGGACGCCCCTGACGGCCGCGGAGATCGCCGAGGCCGCCCTCGTGATCATCGCCGCGGACAAAGAGGTGGAACGAGGCCGCTTTGTCGGCAAACGCGTCTTCGCCTGTGCGACGAAGCCTGCAATCACCGCAGGTGAAGCCCTGATCCGTCAGGCCTTCACCGAGGCACAACTTCAGGGAGGGGGATCGGAAAGCCCGTCCCCTGCCGCCGTATCGGAGAGGAAAGCGGGCCCGTACAAGCATCTGATGACGGGTGTTTCGTTCATGCTCCCCTTCGTGGTCGCCGGCGGGCTCCTGATCGCACTCGGGTTCGCTCTCGGCGGCATCTACGCCGGAGACCCTTCCCACGCGGGAACGCTCGCACACGCGCTCTTCACCATCGGGGCCACCGCCGGCTTCTCCCTGATCGTCCCCGTGCTGGCCGGCTACATTTCCTATTCGATAGCCGATCGCCCCGGAATTGCGCCCGGGATGATCGGCGGCGTCCTGGCGGCCAACCTCAACGCCGGATTTCTCGGCGGCATCGCCGCGGGATTCATCGCCGGCTACGCCACGGACTTCCTGAACCGCGTCATACGGCTCCCCAAAAACCTGGCGGGCCTCAAACCGGTGTTGATTCTCCCGCTTCTGGGGACCCTGATCACCGGGCTCTCAATGCAGTATGCGGTGGGGGCTGCCGTGGCCCGGGCGCTTCAGGCCCTCACCAACTGGCTCCAGAGCCTGCAGGGAACGAGCTCGCTCATCCTGGGGCTGATTCTGGGAGCGATGATGGCCATCGACATGGGGGGACCGATCAACAAGGCCTCCTATGCCTTCGCCACCGGGCTCATCACCTCCCAAATCTACGGCCCCATGGCCGCGGTCATGGCGGGAGGGATGACTCCTCCATTGGCCCTGGCACTGGCATGCCGTCTCTTCAAAAGCCGCTTTACCCACGACGAGCTGGAGGCCGGAAACGCCGCCGCCGTTCTGGGACTCGCCTTCGTGACGGAGGGGGCCATCCCCTTCGCGGCCCGGGACCCTCTGAGGGTCATCCCGGCCCTCGCCGTGGGTTCCGGCCTGGCCGGGGCGATCTCCATGCTGGTCGGGGCGGAGCTGAAGGTCCCCCATGGAGGCGTCTTCGTTCTGACGATACCGGGCGCGGCAACGCATCTTCTGGGCTACATCGCCGCTCTGGCCGCAGGCACGGTCGCAAGTGCCCTGTTGCTGGGCATGCTCAAGAGGCCGCTACAGGCTCCCGGGGGATAAGCACCGATCCCCCACAGAGGATCGAGAATCCGCACTACTCCCTGCCAAAGTGGCCGACCAGCCGCTCCGTCCTGATCTCGAGGAGCGTCGGGCGGCCATGCGGGCAAAAATAGGGCTGGACGCAGGCGTGCAGGTCCCGCCAGAGGGCCAGGGATTCCTCATGGGACAGGCGCGTCGTCAGCTTCACCGCCGCCTTGCAGGCCATCGTCGCCCAGGTGCGCCACAGGAGCTCCGCCACGTCCCCCTCCCCCTCCTCTCTCAGGGCGCCCAGAGAGGCCCGAAGCAGGGCCTCGGGCTCCACCGCCTCCCCCACCGAGGGGACGGACCGAAGCCGCGTCCCGCCGTCGCAGAACTCCAGATCGAAACCGAATCGGGCCAACGTCTCCCTATGCTCCTCCGCCTCCAGGGCCAGAGTCGGGGGAAGCGGGACCGGGACCAGGAGCGGCTGAACGCCCCCCTCCCCCTCCGCGGCGGCGCGGATGCGCTCGTATCCCACCCGTTCGTGCGCCGCGTGAGGGTCCATGAGGACGAGTCCGGCCGGCGTGTCGAACACCAAGTACCCCGAGCCCATCTGTCCCATCCAGACGATCTCCCCCCCGGGGACGGCATCCGACGACTCCCGTTCCGGGAGCGGCAGGGCCGGCCCGGGGCATGGGGCCTCGGGCTCCACCGGCCGTTCCGGGCCGAAGGGAGGGGGGGCGATACGGGAGAAGGGTGAGGAGCCGACGGAGCCCGCCTCGCCCCGGGCGAACGGCGCTTGGGGCCGCGCCGTTCGGGGCGGCGGGGCGGACGAAAAATCGTCGCGGAACCCCCACCCGCCCCGCGATATCGCGGCGGCGCGGGTGACGGCAGCCCCTCCGGCCGGCGCGGAGTCCGTCGACCAGGTGCGCCCCTCTCGGACCGTCACGGGCGCGGGAGCTCCCAGCAGGGCGGCCGCCTCCCTCAGGGCCTCGAACACCTCCCCGGGGTACCGGAAACGGATCTCCGCCTTGGCCGGGTGGATGTTGACGTCGACGAGGGAGGGGTCGATCGAGAGGAAGAGCGCCCAGTTGCCCGTCAGCTCGCGCGCGGCGGCGCTCACCGCCCCCTTCACCACCGGGTCCGTCACGGCACGCCCGTTGACGAAGGCGGCGATGTCGTTGCGCCCCTGCCGGGGCTGCCACCAGCATTCCAGGCTCAGGTGCCCCGCCTCGGCCGTCACGGTCCGGATCTCGGGCTCCGCCCCCCAAAGCCGCTCGACCGCCCGGCGGCGGTCCCCGCTGCCGTCGGTGGAAAGCACCTCCCGCCCGTCGTGCTCCAGGACGAAGCTCACCTCGGGGCGGCAGATCGCGTACTCCCGCATCAGGAGGGCGGCCCGGCGCAGTTCGCCCGCGGCACTCTTCAAAAACTTGCGGCGCGCCGGCAGATTGCCGAAGAGCTCGTCCACCTGCACACGCGTGCCGGGGGTACAGTTTGCGGCGACGTGCTCCGACACGCGCCCCTCCGAGGCCCGGATCAGGCCGCCCGCCTCCCCCTCGGGACGCGAGCGGATCTCCACGGAGGCGACGGCCGTCAGGCTGGCCAGGGCCTCGCCCCGATAGCCCAGGGTGCGTATGGCCTCCAGATCCTCGATGCCGCCGATCTTGCTGGTCGCGTGGGGCGTCAGGGCCAGGGGCAGATCGTCGAGTGCGATGCCGCACCCGTCGTCCTCGACCACGATGCGCAGCCGTCCGCCATCCCAAAGACGCACCCGGATACGGCTCGCGCCGGCATCCAGGGCGTTTTCCACCATCTCCTTGACGGCCGAGGCAGGGCGCTCCACCACCTCCCCGGCAGCGATGCGAGCCCAGACGCTCTCCGGAAGTTCCTTAATCCGCGGTGCCATTCCATCTCACTCTTTTCCAAGCTGATATATTCCGCTCCCCTCAAGCCTCCTGCTCAAAGCTGAAGGCCTATTTCCCCGGCAATCTTTTCCGCCAGAAGCCTGAAATCCTTCCTGGCGTCCTGGACGGCATTCGCATGACTGCCGATGGCGCCATCGGCGGAGGTGAGGTTGAAAATGGGTTTACGGCACTCCTGAGCCATAGGGATCAGGCTTCGGTAGTGCTTTATGATTGCCAGGCAATAGGGATCCTCTTCCTGAGAAATTTTGGGGATATGCTCTTCATTCAGGACATGTTTTCGGTAGCCCCCCGGAATGCGCTGCACCCATTTATCATAAGCCTGCACGGGGCGCTCCAACCTCACGCCATGCTGCTGGCAAAGATAGCCGATGGGCTGCATTTTTCCTTCAGGCAAATGAAAATCCGGATAAAGACGGGCCTCCCCGCTTTCCCTCCAGTTATCCAAACGCTTTTTCCAAAGGTTTTTCCAGGAGCGCAAAGCAGGGCCCAAGTTGCCCAATCCCTGCAACGAAAACAAATCCGCTCCCAGGGGAATGGCCACATAGTCCGTCGCCAATAAGGCCGAGCGGTTGATTGCGCCGAGATTCGGGCCAATATCGACCAAGACCAGATCGGCCCGGACCGCTCGGGCAGCCATCTGCATGACCTGCCAGAAGGAGCTGAGAATTCGCATCGGACGATAGAGATTGTGATCCCCCATACTGTTGGGCCATTCCATGGACAAGCTTTCCTCGTAACCGGAAAGGCGCACGTCGCCGGGGAGCAGATACAGATCGGGCGCGATCCTTCTAAGGTGCGGCTCCGCGATGTCACCGACCCCAGCCAGAGGTTTGACGCAC is from Fretibacterium sp. OH1220_COT-178 and encodes:
- a CDS encoding flavin reductase family protein yields the protein MNENANAQVDINALFTFGYGLYIVGTAWEGRLNGQVADAVMQLTAEPICLAACLHRDNYTAELLAKSKKFSVSVFSEDVPLPFIGNFGFRSGREHDKYANCKYEMGMLGVPLVTDHTVAVVEAELLDVTDVHTHRLFIGTVVSARLLNDKTPLTYANYHKIKKGKSHVNAPSAVFNTIR
- a CDS encoding TIGR02757 family protein, which produces MKSPSQGGIASQGFASLKPFLDGLYFAYNRRELVRPDPLLFLYDYDDPLDREVVGLVASSLAYGRVAQILKSIARVLAPMGPHPHRFLLSSGRARLPKDFRHRFTTAGDMEGLFHGIGLALKTYGSLEALLLHCLERNKGMLDALNAFSDALVPRRRGFPLLTAPRDGSACKRLFLFLKWMVRSDDVDPGGWRVLSPRDLVMPTDTHIHAIALKLGLTTRKTANLDTALDITRAFREISPDDPTRYDFVLSRFGIRNGLSTDTLAELLHG
- the ptsP gene encoding phosphoenolpyruvate--protein phosphotransferase, encoding MTDGNFPLISDTLVRVGASPGDKSSAIREVGTLLLHAGYVEAPYLASMEGRERAADTFLGSGVAIPHGKVEDKGYVLHDGIAVLQIPQGVEWNPGQTARLVVGIAARSDGHLDILKRLTRLMQEEGTIERLSSTDDASIIVSALMQEKTGGTGETAAEDLEVRAEWVVDYPSGLHARPASLWVKAAKSLEGPLRLRRGSETADPRNMLALLRLGIKAGETIVISAGGPKAEESVRRLKETMAALSAQEKRDFERAAQKAEPAAPKDAWLPPSGSPALKGVSASPGMAVGTILKIGARAIEVEDEPASLEESSRLLDTAIEEAKRQLEDVIEETLRRLGQNEAAIFKAHLGILEDPRLLTLASRTVVAGHGAAWAWHHAVETLANELAAIDNQLLAARASDMRDVGRRVLRALRKEKGDEHAEGMTGPDGSPIIVLAEDLSPSDTAGLDRERVTALVTALGGPTSHTAIIARTLGLPAIVALGRDILNRQASTAIVDGDSGRVWLDPTEEDLQAARDRMHALREKEDAERAARLEPGRTTDGHAVTIAANVNRPDQVAEALDMGCEGIGLMRTEFLFLDRDTAPDEEEQYGTYRAMLDALGDKPIIVRALDIGGDKRVPHLNLPHEENPFLGVRGIRLLLRHPELLQPQLRALYRAAKKGGNLSVMFPMVGTLDEIRRFRTVCEEVRGSLDAPSIPLGIMIEVPAAALLAEEYAPEVDFFSIGTNDLTQYTLAVDRQNPELAVSADALHPAVLRLVKRTVDGADKHGRWVGICGGIAGDPFGASLLVGLGVTELSMTPRDIPAVKARLRANSLDKLRELAGQALAQSTAEAVRALEREVLS
- a CDS encoding 1-phosphofructokinase family hexose kinase — encoded protein: MRIATVTINPAIDMTIGLDEPLARGSVNLARSVTEAAGGKGINVASFLADWGLPSSVTGLLGSDNVRIFEALFQSKGLDDRFVRVPGKTRTNVKIVDGDETTDVNLPGLRADEAALHGLKSVLSDLAGSGPCIFCLSGSIPGGCGTEFYAELIAELRESGSRVMLDTSGAALKAALEAPVKPLYAKPNLDELSVWTGRPIQAESDLVPVAQALLAGGMELLVVSMGGDGAAFFSGEGALHARSRVNRLSSTVGAGDSMVAGVVAALEENGDLERIARLSTAFAAARVDADFTGTLRDHGAIETMASSVELRTIKR
- a CDS encoding PTS fructose transporter subunit IIC, whose protein sequence is MDKTRLFLIINERASALRGILAAEALKDAAERRGSALEAEVRSNGETLVSFEGSPGPEDRVLLIGNRDDAVPGQAEILPGLNLDSVLADPSAALDRILGSAVRAHSAEKKADRELIVAITSCPTGIAHTFMAAEGLERAAEAMGYTIRVETQGSVGAGTPLTAAEIAEAALVIIAADKEVERGRFVGKRVFACATKPAITAGEALIRQAFTEAQLQGGGSESPSPAAVSERKAGPYKHLMTGVSFMLPFVVAGGLLIALGFALGGIYAGDPSHAGTLAHALFTIGATAGFSLIVPVLAGYISYSIADRPGIAPGMIGGVLAANLNAGFLGGIAAGFIAGYATDFLNRVIRLPKNLAGLKPVLILPLLGTLITGLSMQYAVGAAVARALQALTNWLQSLQGTSSLILGLILGAMMAIDMGGPINKASYAFATGLITSQIYGPMAAVMAGGMTPPLALALACRLFKSRFTHDELEAGNAAAVLGLAFVTEGAIPFAARDPLRVIPALAVGSGLAGAISMLVGAELKVPHGGVFVLTIPGAATHLLGYIAALAAGTVASALLLGMLKRPLQAPGG
- the mutL gene encoding DNA mismatch repair endonuclease MutL, giving the protein MAPRIKELPESVWARIAAGEVVERPASAVKEMVENALDAGASRIRVRLWDGGRLRIVVEDDGCGIALDDLPLALTPHATSKIGGIEDLEAIRTLGYRGEALASLTAVASVEIRSRPEGEAGGLIRASEGRVSEHVAANCTPGTRVQVDELFGNLPARRKFLKSAAGELRRAALLMREYAICRPEVSFVLEHDGREVLSTDGSGDRRRAVERLWGAEPEIRTVTAEAGHLSLECWWQPRQGRNDIAAFVNGRAVTDPVVKGAVSAAARELTGNWALFLSIDPSLVDVNIHPAKAEIRFRYPGEVFEALREAAALLGAPAPVTVREGRTWSTDSAPAGGAAVTRAAAISRGGWGFRDDFSSAPPPRTARPQAPFARGEAGSVGSSPFSRIAPPPFGPERPVEPEAPCPGPALPLPERESSDAVPGGEIVWMGQMGSGYLVFDTPAGLVLMDPHAAHERVGYERIRAAAEGEGGVQPLLVPVPLPPTLALEAEEHRETLARFGFDLEFCDGGTRLRSVPSVGEAVEPEALLRASLGALREEGEGDVAELLWRTWATMACKAAVKLTTRLSHEESLALWRDLHACVQPYFCPHGRPTLLEIRTERLVGHFGRE
- a CDS encoding ParA family protein, translating into MISPVLTFFNNKGGVGKTSLIYHLAWMFASLRKRIVAADLDPQANLTAAFLTEEEIEAIWEEEKPGSTVFQCVKPLAGVGDIAEPHLRRIAPDLYLLPGDVRLSGYEESLSMEWPNSMGDHNLYRPMRILSSFWQVMQMAARAVRADLVLVDIGPNLGAINRSALLATDYVAIPLGADLFSLQGLGNLGPALRSWKNLWKKRLDNWRESGEARLYPDFHLPEGKMQPIGYLCQQHGVRLERPVQAYDKWVQRIPGGYRKHVLNEEHIPKISQEEDPYCLAIIKHYRSLIPMAQECRKPIFNLTSADGAIGSHANAVQDARKDFRLLAEKIAGEIGLQL